Proteins encoded within one genomic window of Bradyrhizobium sp. AZCC 1719:
- a CDS encoding glycosyltransferase family 2 protein, whose translation MLILAALAGLLSVPVAVLLVEVIAALKAPRLEPFEAKELNIEKRVAVIVPAHNESVGLVPTLQDVKLQLGAADRLIVIADNCSDDTAEVAAASGAEVIIRNDPERVGKGFAMGWGIAHLSQDPPDFVLFVDADCRLQADLVEGLKRACHQVQRPVQALFMMRSAENSPINHSFAEFAWVLRNWVRPLGLRNLRGPVQLMGTGMMFPWNAISSVPLASGHLVEDLKLGLDLSETGKAPYFFPFVKVTSTFPTSAKGTESQRQRWVQGHLATIGRFVPRLLTVGLMRGDINVLVLALDLLVPPLSLLALLMVATMVLTSSVTLLGGPWLPTLIAGGNLLGFILCVVLAWFKFGRQVFPAHELLSFGSFALKKIGFYGRMLIGGTASQWIRTDRSTPT comes from the coding sequence ATGTTGATCTTGGCCGCTCTGGCTGGATTGCTCAGCGTTCCCGTCGCTGTCCTGCTGGTTGAAGTCATTGCAGCTCTTAAGGCGCCGAGACTGGAGCCTTTCGAAGCCAAAGAATTAAATATTGAAAAGCGCGTTGCGGTAATCGTTCCTGCGCACAATGAGAGCGTTGGACTTGTTCCAACGCTGCAAGACGTCAAGCTGCAGCTTGGCGCCGCAGATCGCCTTATCGTTATCGCCGATAACTGCAGTGATGATACCGCTGAGGTTGCGGCTGCATCAGGCGCCGAGGTCATTATCCGCAACGACCCCGAGAGAGTCGGCAAGGGATTCGCGATGGGATGGGGCATCGCTCATCTCAGCCAGGACCCGCCCGATTTCGTTCTCTTCGTCGATGCCGATTGCCGCCTCCAGGCCGACTTGGTCGAAGGGCTCAAGCGAGCCTGCCATCAGGTTCAGCGGCCGGTACAAGCGTTGTTCATGATGCGAAGCGCCGAGAACTCGCCCATCAATCATAGCTTCGCGGAGTTCGCCTGGGTTCTCAGAAACTGGGTTCGTCCTCTTGGGTTAAGAAATCTTCGTGGTCCCGTTCAGTTGATGGGGACAGGAATGATGTTTCCGTGGAATGCGATCAGCTCCGTTCCGTTGGCCAGCGGCCATCTGGTGGAGGATCTGAAGCTGGGTCTCGATCTCTCGGAAACGGGTAAGGCGCCGTATTTCTTTCCGTTCGTGAAAGTTACCAGCACATTTCCGACCAGCGCCAAGGGGACTGAAAGTCAGCGGCAGCGGTGGGTCCAGGGTCATCTCGCCACAATCGGAAGGTTCGTTCCGAGACTTCTCACCGTGGGTTTGATGCGCGGCGACATCAATGTCTTGGTGCTGGCGCTCGATCTTTTGGTGCCGCCACTCTCTCTCCTTGCGCTGTTGATGGTCGCGACGATGGTTCTGACCTCGTCAGTTACGCTGCTTGGAGGGCCGTGGCTGCCCACCCTGATCGCAGGCGGCAATCTTCTTGGATTTATCTTATGTGTTGTTCTGGCTTGGTTTAAATTTGGACGTCAGGTTTTTCCTGCGCACGAATTATTATCGTTCGGCTCTTTTGCGTTGAAAAAAATAGGCTTTTACGGTCGGATGTTGATCGGCGGTACAGCGTCTCAATGGATACGGACCGACCGATCAACCCCAACCTAG
- a CDS encoding glycosyltransferase produces MKIAYLVNHYPAISHSFIRREILALERLGYEILRISVRGWADAQRGSEDQLEQARTRYILRGGAVPLLVSFLRILVTNPAGLFRAIALTLRIGLRAERPLPVHLIYLFEACQVALWLRREKVQHLHVHFGTNSAEVAMLVGELGGPPWSFTAHGPEEFDKPKFISLPEKIRRARFVVAVSSFGRSQLFRNVPHAYWSKIKVVHCGLEPAFYDTDVTAAAGNERRLVCVGRICEQKGQLLLIEAARLLAERGTKFELVLAGDGEMRSEIESLVAKYKLTDIVRITGWISSDEVQAEILAARALVLPSFAEGLPVVIMEAMALRRPVISTFVAGIPELIKHGEHGWLVPAGDLESLAAAMEQCLNAAPEVITQMGESARQRVLQRHDIDKEAAKLIKLIDA; encoded by the coding sequence ATGAAGATCGCCTATCTGGTTAACCATTATCCGGCGATCAGCCACAGTTTTATCCGACGCGAAATCCTGGCGCTCGAACGCCTGGGCTACGAGATCCTGCGAATATCAGTGCGGGGCTGGGCCGATGCGCAGCGCGGCTCCGAGGACCAATTGGAGCAGGCTCGCACACGTTACATCCTGCGCGGCGGCGCGGTGCCGCTGCTGGTCTCATTCCTGCGCATCCTGGTAACTAATCCCGCCGGCCTGTTTCGCGCGATCGCCCTGACGTTAAGGATCGGTCTGCGGGCGGAGCGGCCCCTCCCCGTTCATCTAATTTATCTGTTCGAAGCGTGTCAGGTGGCGCTGTGGTTGCGCCGCGAAAAGGTCCAGCACCTGCACGTCCATTTCGGAACCAATTCTGCCGAAGTCGCGATGCTTGTCGGTGAACTGGGAGGGCCACCCTGGAGCTTTACTGCCCACGGCCCCGAGGAATTCGACAAGCCGAAGTTCATCTCGCTTCCCGAGAAAATCCGGCGGGCGCGCTTTGTCGTCGCAGTCAGTTCATTCGGACGGAGCCAGCTCTTCCGCAATGTCCCCCACGCTTACTGGTCCAAGATAAAGGTGGTCCATTGCGGGCTTGAACCGGCTTTCTATGACACCGATGTCACGGCGGCGGCGGGCAATGAGCGACGATTGGTTTGCGTGGGCCGCATCTGCGAGCAGAAGGGGCAGTTGCTCCTGATCGAAGCAGCGCGGCTACTGGCGGAGCGCGGGACAAAGTTCGAACTGGTGCTCGCCGGCGACGGCGAGATGCGCAGCGAGATCGAGTCGCTTGTCGCAAAATACAAGCTGACGGATATCGTGCGCATAACAGGCTGGATCAGTAGTGACGAGGTCCAGGCCGAAATCCTCGCGGCCCGCGCGCTGGTGTTGCCGAGCTTCGCTGAAGGCCTGCCGGTGGTCATCATGGAAGCCATGGCGCTGCGCAGACCGGTGATCAGTACATTCGTCGCCGGCATCCCTGAACTGATTAAGCACGGCGAGCACGGCTGGCTGGTTCCTGCCGGCGATCTTGAGAGTTTGGCCGCGGCAATGGAGCAATGTCTCAACGCGGCGCCGGAAGTGATCACGCAAATGGGAGAAAGTGCCCGTCAAAGGGTTTTGCAACGCCATGATATCGACAAGGAAGCGGCTAAGCTGATCAAGCTGATTGACGCCTAG